One Prunus dulcis chromosome 7, ALMONDv2, whole genome shotgun sequence DNA segment encodes these proteins:
- the LOC117634987 gene encoding dolichyl-diphosphooligosaccharide--protein glycosyltransferase subunit STT3A: MAASETSNGTSLRHAFGNVLSFFILILIGVLAFSIRLFSVIKYESVIHEFDPYFNYRVTQFLTKNGIYDFWNWFDDRTWYPLGRVIGGTVYPGLTLTAGTLWWLLNSLNIPLSVETICVFTAPIFSAFTSWATYLLTREVKGAGAGLTAAALIAMVPSYISRSVAGSYDNEAVAIFALIFTFYLYIKTLNTGSLFYATLNAIAYFYMVCSWGGYTFIINLIPMHVLLCIVTGRYSSRLYIAYAPLVVLGTLLAALVPVVGFNAVMTSEHFASFLVFIIIHVVAFVYYIKGILSPKMFKVAVTLVLSIGLIICIAVIAVLVALVASSPTKGWSGRSLSLLDPTYASKYIPIIASVSEHQPPTWPSYFMDINVLAFLVPAGIIACFSPLSDASSFVILYIVTSVYFSGVMVRLMLVLAPAACIMSGIALSEAFDVFTRSIKFQLPGLPGFSEVDAGDTSSESTVPQTEVPKTDKSGETLKERPSRKNRKKEKEPVEKPSIKSQIEKRLLVLPFEGSVLAIFLLVLLGAFYVVHCVWAAAEAYSAPSIVLTSYSNDGLHVFDDFREAYAWLSHNTEVDDKVASWWDYGYQTTAMANRTVIVDNNTWNNTHIATVGTAMSSPEKAAWEIFNSLDVKYVLVVFGGLVGYPSDDINKFLWMVRIGGGVFPHIKEPDYLRDGQYRIDSQATPTMLNSLMYKLSYYRFVDTDGKGFDRVRRTEIGKKYFKLTHFEEVFTTHHWMVRIYKLKPPRNRIRGKTKKSKSKSSSSSSSTKRSSTRKNPWH, from the exons ATGGCGGCCTCGGAGACCTCTAATGGCACATCCTTGAGGCATGCTTTTGGAAATGTCCTCTCCTTCTTCATCCTCATCCTGATCGGTGTTCTCGCATTTTCGATTCGTCTCTTCTCT GTCATAAAATACGAGAGTGTAATTCACGAGTTTGATCCTTATTTCAATTACAGAGTCACTCAG TTTCTGACAAAGAATGGAATATACGATTTTTGGAACTGGTTTGATGATCGAACCTG GTATCCTCTTGGTCGTGTGATTGGTGGAACTGTTTACCCTGGATTGACCTTGACAGCAGGAACGCTATGGTG GTTGTTGAATTCATTAAACATTCCTCTTTCTGTGGAAACTATTTGTGTATTTACTGCGCCTATATTCTCTGCTTTCACATCATGGGCAACTTACCTTCTGACTCGG GAAGTTAAGGGTGCTGGTGCTGGACTAACAGCTGCAGCTCTTATAGCCATG gTCCCATCGTATATTTCTCGCTCAGTGGCTGGAAGCTATGACAATGAAGCTGTGGCTATTTTTGCTTTGATCTTCACTTTCTATCTTTATATAAAG ACACTGAATACAGGATCCCTCTTTTATGCAACTCTTAACGCCATAGCATACTTTTACATG GTTTGCTCTTGGGGAGGCTACACATTTATTATTAACCTTATTCCAATGCATGTGCTTCTCTGCATTGTAACGGGTCGCTACTCTTCTCGTTTGTACATTGCATATGCTCCTCTT GTTGTGTTGGGAACATTGTTAGCTGCTTTGGTGCCGGTAGTTGGATTTAATGCTGTCATGACATCAGAACATTTTGCGTCCTTCTTG gtttttattattatacaTGTGGTCGCTTTTGTGTACTATATCAAAGGGATTCTCTCTCCAAAAATGTTCAAAGTGGCTGTTACGCTTGTTCTATCCATTGGCCT GATAATATGTATTGCTGTGATAGCAGTACTTGTAGCTTTGGTGGCTTCAAGCCCAACAAAGGGATGGAGTGGGCGAAGCCTTAGTCTACTTGATCC AACTTATGCAAGCAAGTACATACCGATTATTGCTAGTGTTAGTGAGCATCAACCTCCTACTTGGCCCTCTTACTTCATGGACATTAATGTGTTGGCATTCTTGGTTCCAGCTGGCATTATT GCTTGCTTTTCACCCTTATCAGATGCAAGCTCTTTTGTGATCCTTTACATTGTAACTTCAGTATATTTCTCTGGAGTCATG GTGCGGCTTATGCTAGTACTTGCTCCAGCAGCCTGCATCATGTCTGGGATTGCTCTATCTGAAGCTTTTGATGTTTTCACACGATCAATCAAGTTTCAGTTACCTGGTTTACCAGGATTTTCTGAAGTTGAT GCTGGGGATACCAGTTCTGAGAGCACTGTACCGCAGACTGAAGTGCCAAAGACAGATAAAAGTGGAGAGACATTGAAGGAGAGACCCTCAAGAAAGAAcaggaagaaggaaaaggaacCAGTTGAAAAGCCTTCCATTAAATCTCAAATTGAAAAGAGACTTCTGGTTTTACCATTTGAGGGATCTgttcttgctatttttctaCTTGTGTTGCTTGGAGCCTTCTATGTG GTTCATTGTGTCTGGGCAGCAGCTGAAGCTTATTCAGCCCCATCTATTGTTCTAACATCTTATTCAAATGATGGTCTCCATGTTTTTGATGATTTTAGAGAGGCTTATGCATGGTTAAGCCACAACACTGAGGTGGATGATAAA GTTGCATCTTGGTGGGATTATGGGTACCAAACTACTGCCATGGCTAACCGCACTGTCATTGTTGACAATAATACATGGAACAACACACATATTGCAACTGTCGGTACTGCCATGTCTTCACCGGAAAAGGCGGCTTGGGAAATTTTTAACTCGTTGGACGTAAAATatgttcttgttgtttttggaG GTCTTGTTGGCTACCCCAGTGATGATATTAATAAGTTCCTGTGGATGGTCCGTATCGGAGGGGGTGTATTCCCTCATATCAAGGAACCCGATTACTTG AGGGATGGTCAGTATCGGATTGACTCTCAGGCCACCCCCACCATGCTCAATTCTCTCATGTACAAACTCTCTTATTACAG GTTTGTGGACACCGATGGTAAAGGCTTTGATAGGGTGAGGCGAACAGAAATTGGAAAGAAATATTTCAAACTCACCCATTTTGAAGAG GTATTCACAACCCACCATTGGATGGTTCGGATTTACAAACTAAAACCACCAAGGAACAGGATCCGCGGAAAGACAAAGAAGTCAAAATCG AAATCAAGCTCATCGAGTAGCAGCACAAAAAGAAGTAGCACAAGAAAAAATCCTTGGCACTGA
- the LOC117634076 gene encoding protein unc-13 homolog codes for MAQILRDRVFGNSKRHSQRHNPIQTTMPVYPVEDLPNPFGELGPNLSDSELRETVYEILVGACRSSGAKPLTYIPQSEKTDRSDRTTLTSLPSSLQRSTSSAASRVKKALGLKQTASSRRRLGDGDSLSQGKTRRSGTVWELMRVQMRVSEQTDTRVRRALLRVAAGQLGKRIECMVLPLELLQQFKSSDFPSQQEYEAWQRRNLKVLEAGLLLYPSLPLDKKDTAPQQLQKIIRGALEKPIETGKHNESMQVLRGVVMSLACRSFDGSVSDTCHWADGFPLNLRLYQMLLESCFDPNEETSVIEELDEVLDLIKKTWPVLGINQILHNLCFSWVLFHRYVTTGQVDNDLLSASSNLLEEVEQDANGTKDPSYLKILSSTLSSILGWAEKRLLAYRDIFHSGNIESMQNILSLGLLSAKILIEDISHEYRRKRKGVNVAHDRVDAYIRSSMRSAFAQKVEKVGSSKRLSKSQNNLIPGLSALAQDVSELAFSEKGIFGPVLKRWHPFATGVAVATLHSCYGNELKQFVTGISELTPDTIQVLRAADKLEKDLVQIAVEDSVDSEDGGKSIIREMPPYEAEAVIANLVKAWIRTRVDGLKEWVDRNLQQEVWNPRANKERFAPSAIEVLRITDETLEAFFMLPIPIHPALVPELMTGLDRCLQHYISKAKSGCGTRSTFIPALPALTRCSAGSKFHGVFKKKERSHISQRRKSQVGTTNGDSSFGIPQLCVRINTLQLIRMELGVFEKRIMAHLGNSEFTQGDNIANGTGKMFELSASASVEGIQQLCEATAYKVIFHDLSHVLWDGLYVVDVSSSRIEPFLQELEQYLEIISSTVHDRVRTRVITDVMKASFDGFLLVLLAGGPSRTFTQKDSDIIEEDFKFLTDLFWSNGDGLPADLINKLSTTVKGILPLYRTDTNGLIEQFKRVTLDGSPAKSRMPMPPTSGQWNSNEPNTLLRVLCCRNDETAAKFLKKTYNLPKKL; via the exons ATGGCTCAGATTCTCAGAGACAGAGTATTTGGAAATTCAAAGAGACACAGCCAACGCcataatccaatccaaaccaCCATGCCCGTATACCCAGTTGAAGACCTCCCCAACCCATTTGGCGAACTGGGTCCGAACCTCTCCGACTCGGAGCTCCGAGAAACCGTCTACGAGATCTTAGTAGGAGCCTGCCGGAGCTCTGGAGCCAAACCGCTTACTTACATCCCGCAGTCCGAGAAGACCGACCGGTCCGACCGGACTACTCTGACTTCGTTGCCATCATCGCTTCAGAGGTCGACGTCATCAGCGGCGAGCCGGGTCAAGAAGGCTCTGGGTTTGAAGCAAACGGCATCGTCTAGGAGGAGACTCGGTGATGGTGATTCATTGAGTCAGGGGAAGACTAGGCGGTCTGGGACGGTTTGGGAGCTTATGAGGGTTCAGATGAGGGTTTCGGAGCAGACTGATACCAGGGTCAGGAGAGCCCTTTTAAGGGTTGCTGCTGGTCAG CTTGGAAAGCGTATAGAGTGCATGGTTTTGCCTCTTGAGCTACTACAGCAGTTCAAGTCTTCAGATTTTCCCAGTCAGCAAGAATATGAAGCCTGGCAGAGGAGAAATTTGAAGGTTCTTGAAGCAGGGCTTCTTTTATATCCTTCTTTGCCTTTAGATAAGAAAGACACTGCTCCTCAACAGCTCCAGAAGATTATTCGTGGGGCCTTAGAGAAACCCATAGAAACTGGAAAGCACAATGAGTCGATGCAAGTTCTCCGCGGTGTTGTTATGTCTCTTGCTTGCAGATCATTTGATGGTTCTGTTTCTGACACATGCCACTGGGCAGATGGATTTCCATTGAACCTTAGGCTCTACCAAATGCTCCTAGAATCATGTTTTGACCCGAATGAAGAAACGTCTGTTATTGAAGAGCTTGATGAGGTTTTAGACCTCATAAAGAAGACCTGGCCAGTCCTCGGAATAAACCAAATTCTGCATAATCTTTGTTTCTCATGGGTTTTATTTCATCGTTATGTTACAACTGGCCAAGTGGATAATGACCTGCTGTCTGCATCCAGTAACCTGTTAGAGGAAGTTGAACAAGATGCCAATGGCACAAAAGATCCATCTTATTTGAAGATCTTAAGTTCAACATTGAGTTCAATATTGGGTTGGGCTGAGAAAAGGCTTCTTGCCTACCGTGATATTTTCCACAGTGGCAATATTGAATCAATGCAAAACATTCTCTCCCTGGGGTTATTGTCAGCGAAAATATTGATAGAAGATATTTCTCACGAGTACCGTAGGAAGAGGAAAGGAGTTAATGTGGCTCATGACAGGGTTGATGCTTACATAAGATCATCAATGCGCTCTGCTTTTGCACAG AAAGTGGAAAAGGTAGGTTCCAGCAAGCGTTTGTCGAAGAGCCAAAACAATCTTATTCCTGGCCTTTCTGCCCTTGCACAAGATGTTAGTGAACTGGCTTTTAGTGAGAAGGGAATATTTGGTCCAGTATTGAAGAGATGGCACCCTTTTGCAACAGGCGTTGCTGTGGCCACACTGCATTCTTGTTATGGAAATGAGCTGAAGCAATTTGTGACGGGTATCAGTGAGTTGACTCCAGATACCATACAAGTGCTGAGAGCTGCTGACAAATTGGAGAAGGATCTTGTGCAGATTGCCGTTGAAGATTCAGTGGATAGTGAGGATGGTGGGAAATCCATCATAAGGGAGATGCCTCCTTATGAGGCTGAAGCTGTAATTGCCAATCTGGTAAAGGCTTGGATAAGGACAAGAGTGGACGGGCTGAAGGAATGGGTTGACAGAAATCTGCAACAAGAG GTATGGAATCCAAGGGCAAACAAAGAGCGATTTGCTCCTTCTGCCATTGAAGTTTTACGCATTACAGATGAAACATTGGAAGCATTCTTTATGTTGCCAATACCTATACATCCTGCCTTGGTTCCAGAACTGATGACTGGCCTTGACAGATGTCTTCAACACTATATCTCAAAGGCCAAGTCTGGCTGTG GGACCAGAAGTACTTTCATTCCCGCTTTACCTGCTTTGACCAGATGTTCAGCTGGATCAAAATTTCATGGTGTATTCAAGAAGAAGGAAAGGTCACATATAAGTCAGAGAAGGAAATCTCAGGTTGGAACTACAAATGGGGACAGCTCCTTTGGAATTCCGCAACTTTGTGTTCGCATTAATACTTTGCAGCTTATTCGAATGGAGTTGGGAGTTTTTGAGAAAAGGATAATGGCCCATCTAGGGAACTCTGAATTCACTCAAGGGGACAATATTGCAAATGGAACAGGCAAAATGTTTGAGCTTTCAGCATCTGCTTCTGTAGAAGGGATCCAACAACTTTGTGAAGCAACAGCATACAAGGTTATTTTCCATGACCTAAGTCATGTTCTTTGGGATGGCTTGTATGTTGTGGATGTTTCGTCTTCTAGAATTGAGCCATTTCTTCAGGAACTTGAGCAATATTTGGAGATTATTTCATCAACAGTGCACGACAGAGTTAGAACGCGTGTAATTACTGATGTGATGAAAGCTTCTTTCGATGGGTTCTTGTTGGTTTTGCTAGCTGGAGGCCCTTCTCGCACTTTCACACAAAAAGATTCTGACATAATAGAGGAGGATTTTAAGTTTCTGACCGATTTATTCTGGTCGAATGGGGATGGATTGCCCGCAGATTTGATAAATAAGTTATCAACCACTGTTAAAGGCATCCTTCCTCTGTACCGTACTGATACAAATGGCCTTATTGAACAGTTCAAACGTGTGACTTTGGATGGCTCTCCTGCTAAATCCCGGATGCCAATGCCTCCAACTTCAGGTCAGTGGAACTCCAATGAGCCAAACACACTTCTGCGTGTCTTGTGTTGTCGAAATGACGAGACTGCAGCAAAGTTTCTTAAGAAGACTTATAACTTGCCTAAGAAGCTGTAA
- the LOC117634077 gene encoding pentatricopeptide repeat-containing protein At5g04780, mitochondrial-like, with protein MTSTSEAMMATKHQLRDGVDLLYSRGCATAETYTPLVLECVRADDVSQAKRLQSHMDLHLFQPTKTFLHNRILQLYAKSGNLGDARDLFDKMPKKDVYSWNAMLSAYAKSGSVEELGTIFDQMPSRDLVSYNTVIAGATANGCWGKAFEVFVKMQEEGFEPSEHTFVSVLKACTRLLGFRLGKQIHGRVVVGNMEGNVFLWNALIDMYAKCGDIDRARWLFDWLVGKNAVSWNLIISGYLKNGQPEKCIDLFHEMQSSGLKPDQVTVSNILRAYFQSGNIVEARKVFDEIREKDKICWTTMIVGYAQNGREEDALILFGEMLLENVRPDSFTISSVVSSCAKLSSLCYGQVVHGNAVHMGVADQLLVSSALVDMYCKCGVTADAWVVFTLMPFRNVVSWNAMITGYAQNGKDLEALALYENMLQGNIVPNNVTFIGVLSACVHANLIERGQKYFDSISERSGMEPTIDHYACMVCLLGHSGYINKAVDLIRSMPHEPNSLIWSTLLSVCAMTGDIEHGEMAARHLFELEPLGAGPYIMLSNMYATCGRWKDVACMRSLMKDRNVKKSAAYSWIEIDNEVHKFASEDRTHPEAKEIYEELNTLIRKLQETGFTPDTKLVLHDVGEEEKFESICYHSEKLALAFGLTKKPHGSIPIRIIKNIRVCGDCHEFMKLVSQATGRLIILRDSKRFHHFIDGHCSCKNCW; from the exons ATGACGTCGACCTCTGAAGCGATGATGGCAACGAA GCATCAGCTTCGCGACGGCGTAGACTTGTTGTACTCTCGCGGCTGCGCCACCGCTGAGACCTACACGCCGCTTGTGCTCGAATGCGTACGAGCCGACGATGTTTCCCAAGCCAAGAGACTGCAATCTCACATGGATCTTCACTTGTTTCAGCCCACCAAGACTTTCCTCCATAATAGGATCCTACAGCTCTATGCCAAATCCGGGAACCTTGGTGACGCTCGAGACCTGTTTGACAAAATGCCCAAGAAAGACGTTTACTCATGGAACGCCATGCTTTCTGCTTATGCAAAATCTGGGTCTGTTGAGGAGTTGGGGACAATCTTCGATCAGATGCCTTCTCGCGATTTGGTCTCCTACAATACCGTGATTGCTGGTGCGACGGCAAATGGGTGTTGGGGCAAGGCGTTTGAGGTTTTTGTTAAAATGCAAGAGGAAGGGTTTGAGCCGTCAGAGCATACATTTGTGAGCGTGTTAAAAGCGTGCACCAGGTTGCTGGGGTTTAGGCTTGGGAAGCAAATTCATGGGAGAGTAGTTGTAGGCAATATGGAAGggaatgtttttctttggaatGCGTTGATCGATATGTATGCCAAATGTGGTGACATTGATCGGGCTCGTTGGTTGTTTGACTGGTTGGTTGGCAAGAATGCGGTGTCTTGGAACTTGATAATTTCTGGCTACTTAAAAAATGGGCAACCAGAGAAATGCATTGATTTGTTTCATGAAATGCAATCGTCAGGGTTGAAACCTGACCAGGTTACGGTGTCAAATATTCTCCGTGCTTACTTTCAGAGCGGTAATATAGTCGAAGCAAGGAAGGTATTTGATGAGATTAGGGAGAAGGATAAGATTTGTTGGACAACAATGATAGTTGGTTATGCACAGAATGGCAGAGAAGAGGATGCTCTGATATTGTTTGGTGAGATGCTATTGGAAAATGTCAGACCTGATAGTTTTACCATCTCGAGCGTAGTTAGTTCGTGCGCCAAATTATCATCTTTGTGTTATGGCCAGGTTGTTCATGGAAACGCAGTTCATATGGGAGTTGCTGATCAATTGCTTGTGTCTAGTGCGCTTGTTGATATGTATTGCAAATGTGGAGTTACTGCAGATGCTTGGGTGGTTTTCACACTAATGCCATTTCGAAATGTGGTTTCTTGGAACGCAATGATTACAGGTTATGCACAAAATGGGAAAGATCTAGAGGCCTTGGCCCTCTATGAGAACATGTTACAAGGAAACATAGTTCCAAATAATGTTACTTTCATAGGTGTTTTATCAGCTTGTGTCCATGCTAATTTGATTGAACGAGGACAGAAGTATTTTGATTCAATTAGTGAACGAAGTGGTATGGAACCCACTATTGATCATTATGCCTGTATGGTCTGTCTCCTTGGTCATTCAGGTTACATAAACAAAGCAGTAGATCTTATCAGAAGTATGCCCCATGAACCGAATAGCTTGATTTGGTCCACTCTTCTATCTGTTTGCGCAATGACAGGCGATATCGAACACGGGGAGATGGCAGCTAGACATCTCTTTGAATTGGAGCCACTCGGTGCTGGACCTTACATCATGCTTTCCAACATGTATGCTACTTGTGGAAGATGGAAAGATGTGGCATGCATGAGGTCTCTCATGAAGGACAGGAATGTTAAGAAGTCTGCTGCTTACAGTTGGATTGAGATTGATAACGAGGTTCACAAATTCGCATCAGAAGATCGAACTCATCCCGaagcaaaagaaatatatGAAGAGCTGAACACACTGATTAGGAAACTGCAGGAAACTGGGTTTACTCCTGACACAAAACTGGTGCTTCATGATGTTGGGGAGGAGGAGAAATTTGAGTCCATCTGTTATCACAGTGAGAAACTTGCTCTTGCATTTGGTTTAACCAAAAAACCTCATGGAAGTATACCAATAAGAATTATAAAGAACATTCGTGTTTGTGGTGATTGCCATGAGTTTATGAAGCTTGTGTCTCAAGCTACTGGACGGCTCATCATCTTAAGAGATTCAAAAAGATTTCATCATTTTATTGATGGGCATTGCTCCTGCAAGAACTGCTGGTAA